One Hordeum vulgare subsp. vulgare chromosome 4H, MorexV3_pseudomolecules_assembly, whole genome shotgun sequence DNA window includes the following coding sequences:
- the LOC123450057 gene encoding uncharacterized protein LOC123450057 isoform X1 produces the protein MAEPSYLQSVTLSQESQLKEVVLHLYLYQNSQAQPKGNQCQIVGSTRPHAFGATVVNDWTIHDGPSPTANIVARAQGLHLQAGMTAGNWFVCHNIVFTDDRFKGSTLNVLGNIEGQEGEWAIVGGTGEFAYAQGVVSYKPITSTTQGKVTRELHIRALCITLLKPPAPVVPTASTVAASSEMVAQAVVPPPAVPAPPVLPTRSEVVPTPAVPALPVLPTRSEVVPTPVDFPMVLTKYGPWGPENGKYKDMQNELPQRLVRVTFFHGLYIYIMSFSYIDHSGVTKSCQLGGRPVSGSMPKEMNLEDGEFVKSVSGTTGLFDGDARLTSVSFVTNLRSYGPFGREGKHASFSTPELNNDSSIVGFFGWHVSNFAIDSTNYLSSLGVYVASPRAT, from the exons ATGGCCGAGCCTTCCTATCTCCAAAGTGTTACTCTTAGCCAAGAAAGCCAGCTAAAGGAAGTAGTGCTCCACTTGTACCTTTACCAGAATTCACAGGCACAGCCCAAGGGCAACCAATGCCAGATCGTAGGTTCAACTCGCCCTCATGCTTTCGGTGCCACCGTTGTTAATGACTGGACCATACATGATGGTCCGAGCCCCACCGCAAACATCGTTGCCCGTGCGCAAGGCCTGCATTTACAGGCAGGCATGACTGCAGGCAACTGGTTCGTTTGCCACAACATAGTTTTCACAGATGACAG GTTCAAGGGGTCAACCCTTAATGTTCTTGGAAACATAGAGGGACAAGAAGGTGAATGGGCAATTGTTGGTGGTACCGGAGAGTTTGCGTATGCACAAGGTGTTGTCTCCTACAAACCAATCACGAGCACCACCCAAGGGAAGGTCACGAGGGAGCTTCATATCCGTGCCCTGTGCATCACCTTGCTAAAACCGCCG GCCCCTGTCGTGCCTACTGCCTCTACAGTGGCTGCCTCATCTGAGATGGTTGCCCAAGCAGTGGTGCCTCCACCGGCGGTGCCAGCCCCCCCAGTGCTGCCTACTCGCTCGGAGGTGGTGCCTACACCGGCGGTACCAGCCCTCCCAGTGCTGCCTACTCGCTCGGAGGTGGTGCCTACTCCTGTTGATTTTCCAATGGTGCTCACGAAATATGGTCCATGGGGTCCTGAAAATGGAAAATATAAGGACATGCAAAACGAGTTGCCTCAAAGGCTCGTACGCGTGACCTTTTTTCACGGTCTTTACATTTATATAATGAGTTTCTCATATATTGATCATTCGGGTGTCACGAAATCATGCCAATTGGGAGGACGACCTGTCTCGGGGAGCATGCCTAAAGAG ATGAATCTTGAAGATGGAGAGTTTGTGAAGAGCGTTTCGGGAACAACTGGACTCTTTGATGGAGATGCTCGACTAACGTCAGTCTCATTTGTCACAAATTTGCGGAGCTATGGACCTTTTGGAAGAGAAGGGAAGCACGCTAGTTTCAGCACCCCTGAGCTCAACAACGATAGTAGTATTGTTGGCTTCTTCGGGTGGCATGTGAGTAACTTCGCCATCGACTCAACAAATTATCTCAGTTCACTCGGAGTTTATGTGGCCTCACCACGTGCTACTTAG
- the LOC123450057 gene encoding uncharacterized protein LOC123450057 isoform X2, producing MAEPSYLQSVTLSQESQLKEVVLHLYLYQNSQAQPKGNQCQIVGSTRPHAFGATVVNDWTIHDGPSPTANIVARAQGLHLQAGMTAGNWFKGSTLNVLGNIEGQEGEWAIVGGTGEFAYAQGVVSYKPITSTTQGKVTRELHIRALCITLLKPPAPVVPTASTVAASSEMVAQAVVPPPAVPAPPVLPTRSEVVPTPAVPALPVLPTRSEVVPTPVDFPMVLTKYGPWGPENGKYKDMQNELPQRLVRVTFFHGLYIYIMSFSYIDHSGVTKSCQLGGRPVSGSMPKEMNLEDGEFVKSVSGTTGLFDGDARLTSVSFVTNLRSYGPFGREGKHASFSTPELNNDSSIVGFFGWHVSNFAIDSTNYLSSLGVYVASPRAT from the exons ATGGCCGAGCCTTCCTATCTCCAAAGTGTTACTCTTAGCCAAGAAAGCCAGCTAAAGGAAGTAGTGCTCCACTTGTACCTTTACCAGAATTCACAGGCACAGCCCAAGGGCAACCAATGCCAGATCGTAGGTTCAACTCGCCCTCATGCTTTCGGTGCCACCGTTGTTAATGACTGGACCATACATGATGGTCCGAGCCCCACCGCAAACATCGTTGCCCGTGCGCAAGGCCTGCATTTACAGGCAGGCATGACTGCAGGCAACTG GTTCAAGGGGTCAACCCTTAATGTTCTTGGAAACATAGAGGGACAAGAAGGTGAATGGGCAATTGTTGGTGGTACCGGAGAGTTTGCGTATGCACAAGGTGTTGTCTCCTACAAACCAATCACGAGCACCACCCAAGGGAAGGTCACGAGGGAGCTTCATATCCGTGCCCTGTGCATCACCTTGCTAAAACCGCCG GCCCCTGTCGTGCCTACTGCCTCTACAGTGGCTGCCTCATCTGAGATGGTTGCCCAAGCAGTGGTGCCTCCACCGGCGGTGCCAGCCCCCCCAGTGCTGCCTACTCGCTCGGAGGTGGTGCCTACACCGGCGGTACCAGCCCTCCCAGTGCTGCCTACTCGCTCGGAGGTGGTGCCTACTCCTGTTGATTTTCCAATGGTGCTCACGAAATATGGTCCATGGGGTCCTGAAAATGGAAAATATAAGGACATGCAAAACGAGTTGCCTCAAAGGCTCGTACGCGTGACCTTTTTTCACGGTCTTTACATTTATATAATGAGTTTCTCATATATTGATCATTCGGGTGTCACGAAATCATGCCAATTGGGAGGACGACCTGTCTCGGGGAGCATGCCTAAAGAG ATGAATCTTGAAGATGGAGAGTTTGTGAAGAGCGTTTCGGGAACAACTGGACTCTTTGATGGAGATGCTCGACTAACGTCAGTCTCATTTGTCACAAATTTGCGGAGCTATGGACCTTTTGGAAGAGAAGGGAAGCACGCTAGTTTCAGCACCCCTGAGCTCAACAACGATAGTAGTATTGTTGGCTTCTTCGGGTGGCATGTGAGTAACTTCGCCATCGACTCAACAAATTATCTCAGTTCACTCGGAGTTTATGTGGCCTCACCACGTGCTACTTAG